The genomic segment GTCTTGATCGAATCTCGACCATTCGCGACAAATGAACGGTCCATTCCTTTCTGGGAACAGATGATCAAGTCAGAGCGCGTCCTCGATGCGGCAATGGATAGGGAGTGGTTGGATGATGCTGAAAGACGTTTACAGTATGTCGTGTCATCTATCGATCCGCGGCCGATCATTGACGGTTATCGTGTCGAGCGCTCTGCGGATGGCCTGACGCTCTGCACTTTAACCGGGGCCGAGATTGCGAAGCGTCAAATCGGTCTGCTATCCGCAGGAGATTGGCCGTATTGGGAGGAAATCGTCGAGCAGGTACCTGAGTTCGATGGGACAGCGGTCGTGTTCGATGCGGTGCAGCGCCTCAGTGGTTCCGTAGGTGGGACATGCGTTTACAACATGATCGAATCTGTGCCGAATACGGCATCTTCAGCTAGTCAGATCCTCCCTTCAACACTCCTGATCGTGAAGAAATGGACTGATCGCAGTCACCCAGTACAGTGCGACGCTGCCAACGAACGACCGGTGCCGGCTTTTAGTAACTTCCGTAGAGATTTGACCTGTACAGAAGGTCCAAGCTTCAACCAGTCGGGCCTCATCAACGATGAGTCTTTGTCACAGCGCCTCAACGCACAACGGATCATTGTTCCGAACATTGCCGACCCGCGCGTTGACCTTCCACGCCGTCATTTCATCCGAGGTGTATGGCCGCAACAAGTCGACAGGCAGGTGCGATGGCTCTCCCGGCTCCAGCCATCGGCCGTAGTCTTCTGGCCGTAATATGACCGGCATTCGATTGTGCAAAGGTTCCATGAGTTCATTGGGGTCGGTGGTGATGATGGTGTACGTCTCCAGTGCCTGCCCTGTTGCCTTGTCCTTCCACCTGTCCCACAGCCCGGCGAAAGCGAATAGCGCCCCATCCTTCAGACCTATGGCGTACGGCTGTTTTGTCTTCGCATCGATCTTTTGGTCGAGTAGGCGGGCGGCGTTGCCGCCGTCCGCCCCTCTAAGAACCGTGCGTGAGAGTTTCCAACTCACACGGCTCAAGCCTTCATAACGCCTCCAGCGGGAGACGCGGTGCGTAGAAGCCGCAGAGACGACTATGCAGTGCGCGGTGACATTCGGGATGAAGGAGCTGACAGTTGGAGGCGCCGATAGTGCCGCCCAACACCCGTGAGGTGATGTAATGGTTGTGCCATCCAGTCTCGCGTGTGATGGGATCGCCACAGACAACGCATTTCCCCTGTTGGGTTCGCCAGAGATAAAGCAGCGATTTATAGCCCCACAACGTGCGAGCCATATGCTTGCTTTCGCGGGCCTCGAAGTATGTCTCCCAAGCCGGGTGATATGGATTCGCGTCCCGCCGGATCTTGACGTGAGGACGGATAGGCAAAGATGTTGCATGGAAGAGCCATACATTTTCTTTGCGTCCGTCCCCAAGCTCTCTCACTCCGAAGAAGCACCAATCGCGATTACCGCGCCGTGCGAAGTACTTCCGCATGACCCAGCGTTTCCCTTTGCAGGGATGTCGCTTCAGTGCCCATTGCCACAGCGCCTTGAAAATGGCGTAATCAACACGGCTGAAGATGCGCTTGCTCTGCACGTGCCCGTGGTACAGGGCCCAGCCGCGTACTATGCGGTTGAGTTCCCTAACCAGTTGCCATGCAGGGGCAGACTGCGCCCTTCGGATTACTTCACGGACGTTATCCAGCAAAGCCTGGATGTTCTTGCGAGACGGTTTAACCAGCAACTTGCCGTTGCTGTACCGTCGCAAGTTTTGTCCGAGGAAGTCGAAACCCTCTTCGATATGCGTGATCCTTGTCTTTTCCGTCGATAGTTCTAGTCCGCGTTCACGGAGGAACTCTTCGACCAGCGGCTTCACTTCACACTCCAGCAGTTCTTTAGTTCTGCCGGTGATGATGAAGTCGTCGGCGTAGCGGATCAGATGGACCCCAGCATTACGACCTTTCTCCGATCCCTTGCCGCTCACTGGATATTTCTCCCGTAAGCGTCGTTCTAGACCGTCGAGAGTCAGGTTTGCCAACACAGGCGAGATAATCCCGCCTTGCGGTGTTCCCAACTCGGTCGCATGGAAGAGGGACTTCTCCATGTATCCCGCCTTTAGCCATTTGCGGAGGATGCCTCTGTCCATTGGGACGTGCGCAACCAGCCACGCATGACTAATGTTGTCGAAGCAGCCACGGATATCGCCTTCAAGCACCCACTGCGGATTGCGATGACACAGGACGATGTGACAGCCCATGATCGCATCTGCACACGAGCGCCGTTTGCGAAACCCGTACGAGTCAGCATCCGCAATGGTTTCTGCCACTGGGTCAAGCGCGAGCAGGTGTAGCGCCTGCATCGCTCTATCCCTCATGGTCGGGATTCCAAGCGGACGCAGCTTTCCGTTCGACTTCGGGATGTATATGCGACGGAGAGGTAGCGGTCGATAGTCGCCGCATCCCATCGCATCTACTGCAGCCATCTTCTTTGCGGGCGTGTCCCACGTTACACCATCCACGCCTGCGGTTTTCCTGCCTTTGTTCTCCGTCACTCGCCGCACGGCCAAGAGCTTTCCGTCCCGCGAGTGCGTGAGCAGTCGTTGCAAGGCTTTCACCTTACCCCATCTGCCTTCTTCCACTGCCTTCACGATACGCACCTGGAGCCTGCTCACGTTTCTATTCACCGAGCGCCAATCCACTTCGCGCCAGCGGTTCGAACCGTGGGAAGCTGCACCAACGGATTGCTCCGTCGTCATCTGCGTTGCCTCCTTTGCCGGTTAATCAGGTTCTTTCGTGATTGAAGACCAGAGAGAAGTCAGCTCGCTTTCGCGCCAGATATCCATCCGTATCCATCCCATTACAGGATGGCGTTCGCTTTCTCTCTCCTCCTTTACCCGCATCGCCATCGTCCGGCCTTGCGGCCGTCCTACCCTTGCGGGAGCGATTCGGGTTTAACCTGTTCCGTTCCGATGACACGTGTGGTTTAGGCCCTCTCTACAACACCGGCGGCTTTGTTTGCCCATGACGGAAGAGAATGGAGCTTCCGTACCCGCTGCAATCGGAGCCTATCAGCATCTTTGGCTCCTTGTTCTTGACGATGCTTATGAGAGTTCGCATATGCTGGCCATGCCACTTACCCTAGCCCCTGTCCGCCACGATGCTGGCAGACCTGACCTTGTCTCGCGACTCGATCAGCAACCTTGCGGCTGCGGTTACATTGTCAGAGGGCTTTCAACGGCTCGTTACCGAACCGCTTGACCTCCTGGGGTACTGCCGATGGGACGGCAGGTCCGGTCATGTGGCCACGCCGGACAATCATCGGAGCGACTTGCAGGTCGCACCCACTCGTAGAACCACTCGGCAGGCACGAGGCACCGCCGCCGCTTCATCGGTTCCCGGAACGCCGGCGACGTGGTGACGGTTTCTGCCTTGGCATTGATCGTGGAAAATCCGACCTTGGAGTCCTTTGCCCAGTACGGCACAAGGCCCCAGCGCATGATCGTCAATTCGCGCTCGCCGGTCTCACGATCCAATCGCACAACCGGCTGCATGTCGGTCGGGGCGATGTTGAACGACGGGGCAAAGTAGGAGTCGTCGAACACGCTCGTGTTGTGGGTTTGCATCCACTCTGCAATGCGCTGTTTGTCCGCCCGCCTGCCGTATCGTCCACACATTGCCGGATCGCCTCCTGTTCTTTAATCATTCGCGCGCGACATCGAGAGCCTTCTTGTCATCGCGCAAGGCCACAAACTTGATGTGCCGGACATGATTCGAGTCGGTCCACTCCAGGAACTCACAATTGGCGACAAGTCTCGGCTTTACCCAGGTGCACTGCTTCATCTTGGCTGCTGTCAGTCCTTGCCCCCATCTGCCGCTCGTTGCTTCCGGTAGATTCGCAAAAGGGCAAACCTCGGTGACAAGCGGTTTTAATCGCGAATGAAGTTCCTGCCTTGTAGCCGGAATCAAGCCGGCACGCACACGCGCAGCATACATCAGCTTTTTGCCGTCGTAGAAGCCAACTACCAGCGCGTCGATTCCATTGCTCCCCGGCGTGAAACCTCCAATCACAAACTCCTGCCCCATGTTGAGCCGCAACTTCGCCCAGGCGCCGCTTCTCCTGCCGGCTTCGTAGACCGAGCTCAGACGCTTAGCAACGACGCCCTCTCCACCCATTTTCCGCACGGCAGTGACAAACCGGCTCGCGGGACCATCGAATTGCTCCGAATGCTGCACGCGATCCGATGCCGTGAATGCAGATTGAAGGAGGAGAGTTCGTTCTCGCAGGGTCAGACCGGTGACGTCCTTACCGCGGTGGATTAGAACGTCGAACACAAAGAATACAACGTTCGTCTTTGCTGTGGCATTTTGCATGGCGTTGAAGCTCAGTCGTCCGGTGTCATCGAACGCGACCAACTCCCCGTCCACGGCAGTCCGGCGGGGCAGAGCTTCCTTCAGCGCAGCGAAAACCTGCGGGAACTTCCGGCTAAAGTCGTTTCCATTTCTGGATAGAAGGCGCACGCGAGCGTCATCTCGAATCGCCTGCGCTCTGTAGCCGTCGAGTTTAAGTTCGTATACCCAGTCCGGGCCGTCAGGCAATCGGTTGACCTGCCGACACTCCATCGGAGAGGTAAACGGAATGGGTTCGCTCGGAATCACTTCGGATCGATAGGATATCGCTCGAAGTAAGTAAGGCACTTCTCTACGATTCCCCGATTCGGTTCGCCGGTTTCGACCGTGTTCTGGAGCCACAGCAGCATGGTGGAGTATTCCTCCTGCTCGTCGGCTTCCAAGTTCAGATCGGGGATTGCAGCGGCATACTGCGCTACTAGCGCATCAAGGTCTGTCAGAGTTGGCATTCCCCATCATTAGCTGAAATCGATGTGGATTAGTCGGTACCGAATTACTGCGCGTAGGGATGTTGGGCGGTATCGTACCAATTCGTCGGATGGTCGCTGGTATCAGGCCAATTGCCGTACAGAATGCCGTCCGGAGTGATGCCGATGGCGAAGGCAAGAAATGCCAGGATCGTGGCCAGAAGCACCACGGCGACGACGGCATCAACGAAATCTTGCACAACGCACTTCATGGGAACGACAGCAGCAGATCAGTGTCAGAACTTCTTTTTGAAATCGTTAGAAGAATCCTATACCCTCCCCAGCCGCTACCGATGCTTGAGCCTCCGGTACTGCTCCTCGGAGAGGTCCAGCCACATCCCGCCGCGGCCGATCTCGATTCCATGATCCAGCGACTGGCGTGCCTCCAGGTTCATATTGAAACCGCCGCGTTCGGCAATTTCCCAGAGCTTCTCTTGGCTCTTGAAATGAAGCTTCTTGGGAAGGGGTGTCTTCAGATCCTGCTCCAGGAACTGACAAAACCAACCGTCTCTCAGCATGTAAAACATGTACACGCGATGGCGACCTTTTTTCGTCCTGCAGGCATCGCAAAGCGTCTCCGCGGTTGTGTGTGGCGCAGGCAGATGGCGTCTGCAGAGCTCGCAAATTCGGACGGAAGGGATCTGGCTGCTGGCCGATGAACGTTCACTGTCCACTCGATGAGCATACTCCTCCTTTCGCCTTTTATTCTCCACAGGATTTCCCCGATGAAAAGGACCAGACTCTTACGGATGGCCTGTAGGTGCGCGAAGATTGCGTTGTACACTCTGCCCTGTACGGGTTCGAGGAGCGATTGGCGATGAGCGCAGGAGAATTGGGGCTGGGCGCGACGCTGGATATCGAGTGGGTGCGTTCGCAGTTTCCGTCACTCGAGACGCAGGTCAACGGGCAACCCGTCGTCTTCATGGACGGTCCCGCCGGGACCCAAGTGCCCATGCAGGTCATTGGAGCAATCCAGGACTACCTCATAAATTCCAACGCCAATACCGGTGGAGCATTCCTGACCAGTTGCCACAGCGACGAGATGATCGCGAACACACGAGCGGCCATGGCGGATTTCTTCCATTGCGACCCGTGCGAGGTTGTCTTTGGTCAGAATATGACCACC from the Occallatibacter riparius genome contains:
- a CDS encoding SOS response-associated peptidase, with translation MSWKLSRTVLRGADGGNAARLLDQKIDAKTKQPYAIGLKDGALFAFAGLWDRWKDKATGQALETYTIITTDPNELMEPLHNRMPVILRPEDYGRWLEPGEPSHLPVDLLRPYTSDEMTAWKVNARVGNVRNNDPLCVEAL
- the ltrA gene encoding group II intron reverse transcriptase/maturase, whose protein sequence is MTTEQSVGAASHGSNRWREVDWRSVNRNVSRLQVRIVKAVEEGRWGKVKALQRLLTHSRDGKLLAVRRVTENKGRKTAGVDGVTWDTPAKKMAAVDAMGCGDYRPLPLRRIYIPKSNGKLRPLGIPTMRDRAMQALHLLALDPVAETIADADSYGFRKRRSCADAIMGCHIVLCHRNPQWVLEGDIRGCFDNISHAWLVAHVPMDRGILRKWLKAGYMEKSLFHATELGTPQGGIISPVLANLTLDGLERRLREKYPVSGKGSEKGRNAGVHLIRYADDFIITGRTKELLECEVKPLVEEFLRERGLELSTEKTRITHIEEGFDFLGQNLRRYSNGKLLVKPSRKNIQALLDNVREVIRRAQSAPAWQLVRELNRIVRGWALYHGHVQSKRIFSRVDYAIFKALWQWALKRHPCKGKRWVMRKYFARRGNRDWCFFGVRELGDGRKENVWLFHATSLPIRPHVKIRRDANPYHPAWETYFEARESKHMARTLWGYKSLLYLWRTQQGKCVVCGDPITRETGWHNHYITSRVLGGTIGASNCQLLHPECHRALHSRLCGFYAPRLPLEAL
- a CDS encoding SOS response-associated peptidase; its protein translation is MCGRYGRRADKQRIAEWMQTHNTSVFDDSYFAPSFNIAPTDMQPVVRLDRETGERELTIMRWGLVPYWAKDSKVGFSTINAKAETVTTSPAFREPMKRRRCLVPAEWFYEWVRPASRSDDCPAWPHDRTCRPIGSTPGGQAVR
- the ligD gene encoding non-homologous end-joining DNA ligase — encoded protein: MIPSEPIPFTSPMECRQVNRLPDGPDWVYELKLDGYRAQAIRDDARVRLLSRNGNDFSRKFPQVFAALKEALPRRTAVDGELVAFDDTGRLSFNAMQNATAKTNVVFFVFDVLIHRGKDVTGLTLRERTLLLQSAFTASDRVQHSEQFDGPASRFVTAVRKMGGEGVVAKRLSSVYEAGRRSGAWAKLRLNMGQEFVIGGFTPGSNGIDALVVGFYDGKKLMYAARVRAGLIPATRQELHSRLKPLVTEVCPFANLPEATSGRWGQGLTAAKMKQCTWVKPRLVANCEFLEWTDSNHVRHIKFVALRDDKKALDVARE